Proteins encoded together in one Cicer arietinum cultivar CDC Frontier isolate Library 1 chromosome 4, Cicar.CDCFrontier_v2.0, whole genome shotgun sequence window:
- the LOC140920094 gene encoding uncharacterized protein, translating into MPNLPKGLPHTHTGYDSIWVIVDRLTKSAHFLPVKSNYNTLKLAKLFIKEIVRLHGVPLSIISDRHPKFTSIFWKAFQKFLGTRLHLSTSYHPQTDGQTERTIQTLEDMLRACILEEGGNWDTHFPLVEFSYNNSYHASIGMTPFEALYGRKCRTPLCWSEVGDKGILGPEVIQETTEKIKVIKDKLKIAQSRQKSYADIRRRPLEFEEGDHRIGPYAYRIALPPKLSNLHNVFHVSRLKKYIPNPHQILSHESVQLKSNLTYDPMPIQIIDRSVKVLRNKEIPLVKVVWEGSSVDEATWEAETDMQMEYLTFSNSAKKGMNHNLITSIGFINEIPLIVMFDTGASHSFISSDFVLQHNLPVLEMPFPLAVSTASKNSIEISLVCHQCPVTLKVIIPPGIPQPEETKYRSLTNNSLLFQCLANGVQGVLLLLSSNSGSEMDLSNIPVVNEFEDVFPEDVTSLPPKREIEGPDNQAIYQIKCVSLGSPCALGKEEGW; encoded by the exons ATGCCTAACTTGCCAAAAG GTTTGCCACATACCCACACTGGGTATGATTCCATTTGGGTGATTGTGGATAGATTAACTAAGTCAGCTCATTTCTTACCAGTAAAGTCAAACTACAACACCCTGAAACTAGCCAAGTTATTCATTAAGGAAATAGTGAGGTTGCATGGGGTTCCTCTTAGTATCATATCAGATAGGCACCCTAAGTTTACCTCCATATTTTGGAAggcatttcaaaagtttctagGAACTAGACTACACCTTAGTACTTCCTACCATCCCCAGACTGATGGTCAAACTGAAAGAACCATTCAGACTCTGGAGGATATGCTGAGGGCTTGCATTTTAGAGGAAGGAGGAAACTGGGATACACACTTTCCTCTAGTAGAGTTTTCCTACAACAATAGTTACCATGCCAGCATTGGCATGACACCTTTTGAGGCTTTGTATGGAAGAAAATGTAGGACACCGTTATGTTGGTCAGAAGTAGGGGACAAGGGGATCTTAGGTCCTGAAGTTATCCAAGAGACCACTGAAAAGATTAAGGTAATTAAGGATAAACTAAAGATAGCCCAAAGCAGGCAAAAGAGCTATGCTGATATCAGGAGAAGGCCTTTGGAGTTTGAGGAGGGAGATCAT AGAATTGGTCCCTATGCATATAGAATAGCCTTGCCACCCAAACTATCTAATCTACATAATGTTTTTCACGTCTCCCGGTTAAAGAAATACATTCCTAATCCTCACCAAATTTTGAGTCACGAGTCTGTCCAACTCAAGTCAAATCTTACTTATGACCCAATGCCAATTCAAATTATAGATAGAAGTGTAAAAGTATTGAGAAACAAAGAAATCCCCCTAGTGAAGGTTGTTTGGGAAGGATCTTCTGTAGATGAAGCAACATGGGAAGCAGAGACAGACATGCAAATGGAGTATCTTACCTTTTCCAATAG TGCAAAGAAAGGTATGAATCATAATCTAATAACCAGCATTGGATTCATAAATGAAATTCCTTTAATTGTCATGTTTGACACTGGtgcatcccattctttcatctcttctgattttgttttgcaacATAATCTCCCTGTACTTGAAATGCCTTTTCCCTTAGCTGTAAGCACTGCATCTAAGAATTCAATAGAGATCTCCTTAGTATGTCACCAGTGTCCAGTCACCCT GAAAGTCATAATTCCTCCAGGAATTCCCCAACCAGAGGAAACCAAATACCGCTCCTTGACCAACAATTCTCTACTCTTCCAATGTCTGGCCAATGGGGTTCAAGGCgtactattattactatcttcCAACTCAGGGTCTGAAATGGACTTGTCCAATATTCCTGTAGTCAATGAGTTTGAGGATGTCTTTCCAGAGGATGTGACATCATTACCTCCTAAAAGAGAAATAGA AGGACCTGATAACCAAGCAATTTATCAGATCAAGTGTGTCTCCTTGGGGAGCCCCTGTGCTCTTGGTAAAGAAGAAGGATGGTAG